The nucleotide window GAGCGGCGACTGCAGCAGGTGCTCGAGTCGGGCGCGACGTCGCGCGAGGAAGACCTCCGGGTGGAGTCGCCGTGGCGGCTGCGGATTGCTCATTCGGTTCCCGTGACGTTTCGCGGCAACATACGCGCGCCGTCCACGGGCGGCAAACCGCTACAGCCGGAACTCCTGGAACAGCCGCTTCTCCCCCTCCCCTTCGATGTTGGCCTCCAGCTCGACGTACGGCTCCAGGCCGCTGCCCGCAAGCTTCTCGCGGAAGAGCTGGTCGAGCTGGAACACGCCAGCCGAGTTGGACAGCTCGATACGCAGCCGTACCGGCTTGTTCTCACCGTGCTCGATGTGCACCGAGTCGACTGCGGCCGCCGACAGCGAGTGAATGCTCGTCGAGCCCGCCGCGAACGGGATCCGCGAACGGCCCTTGGCCATGTCGAGCGCATCGGCCACGCGCACCACACCGGCCTCGATCGTGAGCGGACGTCCGTCCGAGCGGTGCGCAATGATCGCATGCAGGGTCTCGGCCTTCACGATGGCCGCCGTGCGCGCATCGTAGATCCCCGACAGCAGTGAGCCGAGGCGCTCTCGGGCGATGAACAGGGAGTACGACTCGTGGTCCGTCCGATGGATGGCCATGCCCACGTCATGCAGCATCGACGCTGCGGCCACCACGACCTCCGCGTCGTCCCGCCCCATCTCGTAGTTGCGCACGATCGACGGCTCCACGCCCCCTTCGGCGAGCAGTCGGATGAGCCGTGTCGCGATGTTCATCACGATCTTCACGTGGACCGGACCATGGTCCGTCATGCCGAGCCGCTCGATCGCGTTGACGTTCGCCGCGAGCCACAGGCCGTACAGCTCGTCGTCCGCATTCGCGGCAGCGACCAGTGCGCGCAGCTTCTCGTTGTGACGCTCCGGCACGCTCATCTGGATGCGACGCTCGAACCGGTCGGCTATGCTGCGCCGGTACTCGTGGGACTCCTCGTCGTGCAGTTCCTCCACCATGCGTCTCTCCTCCGTCATCCACGTCGACCACCCGCCCGTATGCACGCACCATGCGCACCAAAAGGAAAGGCGCCACGGTTCCCCGTGGCGCCCTCCGCAAACCGACTGCCGTTACGAATGTTCAGGCCATTGCTGCGCCGCCGTTGCCGGCGGCAGGTGCAGCGCTCGCCGACTTCGTGGCACTCTTCCGACGCGTCGTCTTGCGGGCACCCTTGCGGGCCGTCTTGCGGGCACCCTTGCGAGCGGTCGACTTGCGCGCCGTCGACTTCCGTGCACCCTTGCGGGCCGTCTTGCGCGCACCCTTACGGGCCGTCGACTTCCGTGCACCCTTGCGCGCGGTCTTCCGTGCGCCCTTCCGGGCCGTCGACTTCCGTGCACCCTTCCGGGCCGTCTTGCGTGCGCCCTTCCGAGCGGTCGACTTCCGTGCGCCCTTGCGCGCGGTCTTGCGTGCGCCCGTACGACGTGCCGTCGACTTGCGTGCGCCCTTGCGTGCCGTCTTGCGTGCGCCGGCGCGCTTGGTCGTGCGCTTCTTCGCCGCCGTCTTGCGGGTGCCCTTGCGGGCCGTCCGCTTCGTCGTGGTCCTGCGTCGCGTTGCCATGTGCGGTCCTTTCGAAAAGTGGACTTGGAACCAGCAACTGCTTCCCACGGGTGAGTGGGTGTGCGTGTATGTCTATACGCGTGCGCGCGAAAACACAAGATTTTTTTTGGCCTCACCATCCATCGATCATCGGTCCGGGTCAGCGCCATGCACGTTGAA belongs to Longimicrobiales bacterium and includes:
- a CDS encoding HD domain-containing protein translates to MVEELHDEESHEYRRSIADRFERRIQMSVPERHNEKLRALVAAANADDELYGLWLAANVNAIERLGMTDHGPVHVKIVMNIATRLIRLLAEGGVEPSIVRNYEMGRDDAEVVVAAASMLHDVGMAIHRTDHESYSLFIARERLGSLLSGIYDARTAAIVKAETLHAIIAHRSDGRPLTIEAGVVRVADALDMAKGRSRIPFAAGSTSIHSLSAAAVDSVHIEHGENKPVRLRIELSNSAGVFQLDQLFREKLAGSGLEPYVELEANIEGEGEKRLFQEFRL